In one window of Brassica rapa cultivar Chiifu-401-42 chromosome A07, CAAS_Brap_v3.01, whole genome shotgun sequence DNA:
- the LOC103832448 gene encoding probable N-acetyltransferase HLS1, producing MSSKIAAEVAAAAVVVVREYDEETDKRDVEEMERECDETGPHGKPVMVSDLLGDPVRRVRHFPCHTMLVAEYGEGRKMVGVVRGCVKTVTRGNSIYVKLAYVLGLRVSPSHRNLGIGTKLVQTLEEWFKQQGATYSYMATDCTNESSINLFTKKCSYIKFRTPTMLVQPVHAHSKPICSDITILRLTTKTAESIYTRVFKDSEFFPRDIDAILTSRNSLGTFIAFPKEEHGHKSNRLDRDFPTDYAILSVWSTKDVFRLQMKGVSRLTHACCSGSRLLDSCMPWMKLPSFPNVFDKFWVYFMYGMHMEGRDGPRLMKSLCYFVHNIGRHDGGCGAVATEISPLDPVASAVPHWKRLSWAQDLWCLKKLSDEPELSDWSSSKSSSSNVIFVDPRDI from the exons ATGTCGAGTAAAATAGCGGCGGAGGTAGCTGCGGctgcggtggtggtggtgagagAATACGATGAAGAAACCGACAAGCGTGACGTGGAGGAGATGGAACGTGAATGTGATGAGACCGGACCGCATGGCAAACCGGTGATGGTCTCTGATTTATTAGGAGATCCGGTTCGTCGCGTCCGTCACTTTCCATGCCATACTATGCTG GTTGCAGAGTATGGAGAAGGAAGAAAGATGGTGGGAGTTGTGAGAGGATGCGTTAAAACCGTGACTAGAGGAAACTCAATCTATGTCAAACTCGCTTATGTTCTTGGTCTTAGAGTTTCACCTTCCCATCg GAACTTAGGCATAGGAACAAAACTGGTGCAAACACTTGAAGAATGGTTTAAACAACAAGGCGCAACTTACTCGTACATGGCCACTGATTGTACCAACGAGTCTTCCATTAACTTGTTCACCAAGAAATGTTCCTACATCAAGTTCCGTACACCGACAATGCTGGTTCAACCGGTTCACGCCCATTCCAAACCAATTTGTTCAGATATCACAATCCTCCGGTTAACCACCAAAACCGCTGAATCAATCTACACCCGGGTTTTCAAAGACTCAGAGTTCTTCCCTCGTGACATCGACGCAATATTAACCAGCCGCAACAGCTTAGGAACGTTTATAGCGTTCCCAAAAGAAGAACACGGTCACAAATCTAACCGCTTAGACCGCGATTTCCCAACGGATTATGCGATATTAAGTGTATGGAGCACCAAAGATGTATTCAGGCTGCAAATGAAAGGCGTTTCCCGGTTAACTCACGCGTGCTGCTCCGGTTCGAGATTACTTGATTCTTGCATGCCGTGGATGAAACTACCCTCGTTCCCTAACGTGTTCGACAAGTTTTGGGTTTATTTCATGTACGGTATGCACATGGAAGGCAGAGACGGTCCACGGCTCATGAAAAGTTTATGCTATTTTGTTCATAACATTGGGAGACACGACGGAGGATGTGGAGCTGTTGCGACGGAGATTAGTCCTTTGGACCCGGTAGCTTCGGCTGTTCCTCATTGGAAACGGCTTTCGTGGGCTCAAGATCTTTGGTGCCTCAAGAAACTATCCGATGAACCTGAACTTTCCGATTGGAGTAGCtcaaaatcttcttcttctaacgTGATTTTTGTTGATCCTCGTGATATCTAA
- the LOC103832451 gene encoding DNA-3-methyladenine glycosylase 1 yields MQLGFLGIGAYNYNLLELGFEGFWEIAILLSRDRKVGDFRTMSASDREFRSVLVPAGNKLQQTPLSKPVKKTDKSKDLTFTASPAKKSSSPLSPSILRRNGVSMNASYSSEASSSCESSPLSMASASSGKRGLRRNGSNSSSSLRDEKETGDCFSDGRRRCAWITPKSDQCYIAFHDEEWGVPVHDDKKLFELLSLSGALAELSWKDILSKRQTFREVFMDFDPIAISELTNKKRTSPEIAATSLLSEQKLRSILENANQVRKIIVEFGSFDKYIWNFVNQKPTQSQFRYSRQVPVKTSKAELISKDLVRRGFRSVSPTVIYSFMQTAGLTNDHLTSCFRHQECISKDETSS; encoded by the exons ATGCAGCTAGGGTTTCTCGGAATCGGTGCTTACAATTACAATCTCTTGGAATTGGGTTTTGAGGGCTTTTGGGAAATCGCAATTCTTCTTAGTCGTGATCGAAAAGTCGGAGACTTTAGGACAATGTCGGCCTCCGACCGAGAGTTCCGGTCAGTTCTCGTTCCCGCCGGTAACAAGCTGCAGCAGACACCGTTGTCAAAGCCGGTGAAGAAGACCGATAAATCGAAAGACCTAACCTTTACGGCGTCTCCGGCGAAGAAGAGTTCGTCTCCTCTGAGCCCTTCGATCCTGAGGAGGAACGGTGTCTCCATGAACGCATCGTATTCCTCGGAGGCGTCGTCTTCGTGCGAGTCGTCGCCGTTGAGTATGGCGTCTGCTTCGAGCGGGAAGAGGGGTTTGCGGCGTAACGGGTCGAACTCTTCGAGTTCACTGAGAGATGAGAAGGAGACAGGTGATTGCTTCTCTGATGGTCGTAGAAGATGCGCTTGGATCACTCCCAAATCTG ACCAATGTTACATTGCTTTCCACGATGAAGAGTGGGGAGTCCCTGTCCATGATGACAA GAAACTTTTCGAGTTGTTAAGTCTATCTGGTGCTCTTGCGGAACTATCCTGGAAAGACATTCTTTCCAAAAGACAAACATTCAG GGAAGTATTCATGGACTTTGATCCAATTGCTATATCTGAActaacaaacaaaaagagaacATCCCCTGAGATTGCTGCCACCTCATTACTATCAGAGCAAAAACTACGCTCAATCCTCGAGAATGCAAACCAAGTTCGCAAG ATAATAGTTGAGTTTGGATCATTTGACAAGTACATTTGGAACTTCGTTAACCAGAAGCCTACTCAGAGCCAGTTCCGGTACTCTCGCCAAGTCCCTGTGAAGACTTCCAAAGCCGAGCTGATAAGCAAAGACCTTGTCCGCAGAGGCTTCCGCAGTGTTAGTCCTACGGTTATCTACTCCTTCATGCAAACAGCTGGTCTCACTAACGACCATCTCACTAGCTGCTTCAGACACCAAGAATGCATATCCAAGGACGAGACCAGTTCTTAA
- the LOC103832449 gene encoding probable WRKY transcription factor 40, with protein MIRPYSLLHENEKSTCCSLLPPCFLPLYIESKIIPSSTIPDQEPNKIDSYYESLSLQNSHAHIRTYSQESRSKKILHIYTSMDQYSSSLVDTSLDLTIGITRMRVEEDSTTNALVDELKRVNAENKKLSEMLTLMCDNYNVVRKQLMEYVNKSNNTAEREQTSPPKKRKSPARDEAVSSAVIGGVSESSSTDQDDQYLCKKQREETVVKEKVSRVYYKTEASDTTLVVKDGYQWRKYGQKVTRDNPSPRAYFKCACAPSCAVKKKVQRSVEDQSVLVATYEGEHNHPMPSQMDSNNGLNRYVSLGGPVAPAAAANGRCSLAKPVDLTESKKVRSPSRIEFPEVQKLLVEQMASSLTRDPNFTAALAAAVTGRLYQKNQTEK; from the exons ATGATAAGACCATATAGTTTATTGCATGAAAATGAAAAGAGCACATGTTGCTCTCTCCTTCCACCTTGTTTCCTCCCTTTATATATAGAATCAAAAATCATTCCTTCTTCCACCATCCCAGATCAAGAACCCAATAAGATCGACTCTTACTACGAATCTCTCAGCTTACAGAACTCCCACGCGCATATACGTACATACTCTCAAGAATCAAGATCCAAGAAGATTCTTCATATTTATACATCCATGGACCAGTACTCATCGTCTTTGGTCGATACTTCTTTAGATCTCACTATCGGTATTACTCGTATGCGAGTTGAAGAAGATTCCACG ACAAATGCATTGGTGGACGAATTAAAAAGAGTGAACGCTGAGAACAAGAAGCTCTCGGAGATGCTAACTTTGATGTGTGACAACTACAACGTCGTAAGGAAACAGCTGATGGAATATGTTAACAAGAGCAACAACACGGCCGAGAGAGAGCAAACCAGTCCTCCCAAGAAACGCAAATCTCCAGCGAGAGATGAAGCAGTTAGTTCAGCGGTTATTGGTGGAGTATCGGAGAGCAGCTCTACGGATCAAGATGATCAGTATCTGTGTAAGAAGCAGAGAGAAGAGACTGTTGTAAAGGAGAAAGTCTCAAGGGTTTATTACAAGACCGAAGCTTCTGACACCACCCTT GTTGTGAAAGATGGGTATCAATGGAGGAAATATGGACAAAAAGTTACTAGAGACAATCCCTCTCCAAGAGCTTACTTCAAATGTGCTTGTGCTCCTAGCTGTGCTGTCAAAAAGAAG GTTCAGAGAAGTGTGGAGGATCAGTCCGTGTTGGTAGCTACTTACGAGGGTGAACATAACCATCCAATGCCATCGCAGATGGATTCAAACAATGGCTTAAACCGTTACGTTTCTCTTGGTGGTCCGGTTGCACCAGCTGCTGCAGCCAATGGAAGGTGTAGCTTGGCTAAGCCTGTTGATTTGACTGAATCCAAGAAAGTGAGGAGCCCATCAAGAATCGAATTTCCAGAAGTACAGAAGCTTTTGGTGGAGCAAATGGCTTCTTCCTTGACAAGAGATCCTAACTTCACAGCAGCATTAGCAGCAGCTGTTACCGGGAGACTATACCAAAAGAATCAAACCGAGAAATAG